A window from Nitrospira sp. ND1 encodes these proteins:
- a CDS encoding cyclic peptide export ABC transporter, which translates to MMKMYRFLLFLLRDARSMMVLMVLTGLLAGLSSVGLLAVINKLINGAGATPELFAVAFIGLAVLKVVSNYLSQLLLVTFAQKTILNLGMDLCWKVVRAPYRTLERRGAHEILATLTDDTNAMAWAVNGLPGLAINVAILAGCSLYLAWLSWQAFLGVVLLAVFGLLGYRQLYNRVLRSSLAVRDAKGVLFEHFRSLTEGMKELMLHRGRRETFVDSDIRQAAEALRHHNLVTTKQYLTTDSWTQVLFYGLIGVILLLFPRLLSLSGEALTGYAFAMLYMIGPMWGLLGMVPTLSRGQVALEKIESLGLALGEGGREGGAERAVIHGTQSLEFSEACFSYEPKGEDERSFSLGPLNVTVRTGELVFIIGGNGSGKSTFVKVLTGLYLPQQGEVRLNGEAITPATQDWYRQHFAAVFSDFYLFKKLLGLDPALIESQAEGWLKTLRIQHKVTIRDGEYSTINLSQGQRKRLALVTAMLEDRPFYVFDEWAADQDPQYKEVFYGELLPELRARGKGVIVVTHDDRYFHVGDRVLKLDEGKILEIPNSTASTGSHRATPVFKPVIRSSA; encoded by the coding sequence ATGATGAAAATGTATCGGTTTCTCCTGTTCCTGCTCCGCGACGCCCGAAGCATGATGGTACTGATGGTCCTGACCGGTCTGTTGGCCGGTCTGTCCAGCGTGGGCCTGCTCGCCGTCATCAACAAGCTCATCAACGGCGCCGGGGCGACCCCGGAGCTGTTTGCCGTGGCCTTCATCGGCCTGGCGGTGCTGAAAGTCGTGTCGAACTACCTCTCCCAACTGTTGCTTGTCACCTTCGCGCAGAAAACCATCCTGAATCTCGGGATGGATCTCTGTTGGAAAGTGGTGCGGGCACCCTATCGCACGCTGGAGCGCCGCGGTGCGCATGAAATCCTGGCGACGCTGACGGATGACACGAATGCCATGGCCTGGGCGGTGAACGGGTTGCCGGGCCTGGCGATCAATGTCGCGATCCTTGCCGGCTGCTCACTCTATCTCGCGTGGCTCTCGTGGCAGGCGTTCCTCGGCGTGGTTCTTCTGGCCGTGTTCGGACTGCTCGGGTACCGGCAGCTGTATAACCGGGTGCTCCGGTCGTCGCTGGCGGTGCGCGATGCGAAAGGGGTCCTCTTCGAGCATTTTCGCAGTCTGACGGAAGGCATGAAGGAGCTGATGTTGCATCGCGGGCGTCGAGAAACGTTCGTCGATTCGGATATCCGGCAGGCTGCCGAAGCGCTCCGCCATCACAACCTGGTGACGACGAAGCAATACCTCACCACCGACTCCTGGACGCAGGTGCTTTTCTACGGATTGATCGGGGTCATTCTCCTGCTCTTTCCCAGATTGTTGTCGTTGTCGGGGGAGGCTCTGACAGGATATGCGTTTGCGATGCTCTACATGATCGGCCCGATGTGGGGTCTGCTCGGGATGGTGCCCACCCTGAGCCGCGGCCAGGTGGCGTTGGAGAAGATCGAATCTTTGGGGCTGGCATTGGGAGAAGGCGGTCGAGAGGGCGGAGCGGAGCGCGCGGTGATTCACGGCACGCAATCCCTGGAGTTCTCAGAGGCGTGTTTTTCGTATGAACCGAAAGGCGAGGATGAGCGGTCGTTCAGCCTCGGGCCGTTGAATGTGACGGTCCGGACCGGCGAGTTGGTTTTTATCATCGGGGGAAACGGCAGCGGGAAGTCGACCTTTGTGAAAGTGCTCACCGGACTGTACCTTCCGCAACAGGGGGAGGTCAGGCTGAACGGCGAGGCGATCACGCCCGCGACCCAGGACTGGTACCGGCAGCATTTTGCGGCGGTGTTCTCCGATTTCTACCTGTTCAAGAAACTGTTGGGGCTCGATCCGGCGCTGATTGAGAGTCAGGCGGAGGGCTGGTTGAAGACGCTCCGGATTCAACACAAGGTCACGATCCGCGACGGCGAGTATTCGACGATCAACCTGTCACAGGGCCAACGGAAGCGCCTCGCTCTCGTGACGGCCATGCTGGAAGATCGACCGTTTTATGTGTTCGACGAATGGGCGGCCGATCAGGATCCACAGTACAAGGAAGTTTTTTACGGTGAGCTCTTGCCGGAGTTGCGGGCGCGAGGAAAAGGTGTCATCGTGGTCACCCATGACGACCGGTATTTCCATGTGGGCGACCGCGTGCTAAAACTGGACGAAGGCAAGATCCTGGAAATTCCGAACTCGACCGCTTCAACCGGCTCGCACCGAGCGACCCCGGTGTTCAAGCCGGTGATCCGCTCCTCGGCGTAA
- the tadA gene encoding tRNA adenosine(34) deaminase TadA, with protein MLPLDDLDTRFMQQALTLARSAPLIGEVPIAALLVHEGIVIAQAHNLRETRQDPTAHAEVIVIQDAARHMGSWRLIDTTLYVTLEPCTMCIGAIVLARIARLVFAATDPKAGACGSIMNIPPEPRLNHRVEVVGGVCAEESQTLLQDFFRQLRKDAARREIT; from the coding sequence ATGCTCCCCCTCGACGATCTCGATACCCGCTTCATGCAACAAGCCCTGACACTCGCGCGTTCGGCGCCGTTGATCGGTGAAGTGCCGATCGCCGCGTTATTGGTACATGAGGGCATCGTGATTGCTCAAGCCCACAATCTCAGGGAAACCAGGCAGGACCCGACGGCTCATGCGGAAGTGATCGTGATTCAAGACGCAGCCCGGCATATGGGGAGCTGGCGACTCATCGACACGACCCTCTATGTCACGCTGGAACCCTGCACGATGTGCATCGGCGCCATCGTGCTCGCTCGCATAGCGCGGCTGGTCTTCGCGGCCACCGATCCCAAAGCCGGCGCCTGCGGATCCATCATGAATATTCCCCCTGAGCCGCGACTGAACCACCGCGTGGAGGTCGTCGGAGGAGTCTGTGCTGAAGAGAGTCAGACGTTGTTACAGGACTTCTTTCGGCAGCTGAGAAAAGACGCAGCCCGGCGGGAGATCACCTAA
- a CDS encoding 4'-phosphopantetheinyl transferase superfamily protein, translating to MSGLLIPSRDSSPSPALSREDVHVWFCRLARHDGRRAALAALLSRDEQTRAARFAFERDRHRFILSHGLLRAILARYVGREATQIEFATGAHGKPALSGQSCAVQDIQFSLSHSGAYAVVAVAAGRAVGVDVEVRTPDVDALKLAERFFAAGEAQQIIQAQGDAQQRLFYRSWTAKEAYLKGRGVGLSLGLDRFEILFDDGSPLAHVRMTDSGALDTNWQVQSLSLADDVSGALAVEGQAWQVRMCDSSTDLFR from the coding sequence ATGTCCGGATTGCTGATTCCCTCCAGAGATTCTTCGCCGTCGCCCGCTCTGAGCCGGGAGGATGTGCATGTCTGGTTCTGCCGTCTTGCCCGGCATGACGGCCGACGCGCCGCCCTTGCCGCCCTGCTCTCGCGTGATGAACAGACCCGCGCGGCCCGGTTTGCCTTCGAGCGGGATCGTCACCGGTTTATCCTGTCGCACGGTTTGCTGCGCGCCATTCTGGCCCGCTACGTCGGCAGAGAAGCCACGCAGATTGAGTTTGCAACCGGAGCCCATGGCAAGCCGGCTCTGAGCGGTCAGTCCTGTGCCGTGCAGGATATCCAATTCAGCCTTTCCCATTCAGGGGCGTATGCCGTGGTGGCGGTGGCAGCCGGCCGGGCCGTCGGCGTGGATGTAGAGGTGCGCACGCCGGACGTGGATGCGCTCAAGCTCGCGGAGCGGTTTTTTGCGGCAGGGGAAGCGCAGCAGATTATTCAGGCACAGGGGGACGCGCAACAGCGATTGTTCTATCGCTCTTGGACGGCGAAGGAGGCCTATCTCAAAGGGCGTGGGGTGGGGTTGTCTCTCGGGCTGGATCGATTCGAGATCCTATTCGATGACGGGTCGCCGCTCGCTCATGTGCGGATGACCGACTCCGGAGCCCTCGATACGAACTGGCAGGTGCAGTCCCTCTCATTGGCCGATGACGTCTCCGGGGCGCTCGCCGTTGAAGGCCAAGCCTGGCAGGTTCGAATGTGTGATTCGAGTACAGATCTGTTTCGTTAG